One Streptomyces sp. ML-6 genomic region harbors:
- a CDS encoding DUF397 domain-containing protein, with protein sequence MTTGSPHWFKSSFSENGGQCVEVAANLVTSRGIIPMRDSKNPHGPTLNTSPTSFVAGVKAGEFGTT encoded by the coding sequence GTGACGACCGGATCCCCCCACTGGTTCAAGTCCTCATTCAGCGAGAACGGTGGCCAGTGCGTGGAGGTCGCCGCCAACCTCGTCACCTCGCGCGGCATCATCCCCATGCGCGACTCCAAGAACCCGCACGGCCCCACCCTGAACACCTCCCCCACCTCCTTCGTCGCAGGCGTCAAGGCTGGAGAGTTCGGCACCACCTGA
- a CDS encoding DUF397 domain-containing protein produces MTTESPRWFKSSYSSNGGQCIEVAANLASSLGVVPVRDSKNLNGPMLKTSVASFATFVAGVKAGELGAI; encoded by the coding sequence GTGACGACCGAATCCCCTCGCTGGTTCAAGTCCTCCTACAGCAGCAACGGCGGCCAGTGCATCGAGGTTGCCGCCAACCTCGCCAGCTCGCTCGGCGTGGTTCCCGTTCGTGACTCCAAAAACCTGAACGGCCCAATGCTGAAGACCTCCGTCGCCTCGTTCGCCACCTTCGTGGCAGGCGTCAAGGCCGGAGAGCTCGGCGCCATCTGA
- a CDS encoding helix-turn-helix transcriptional regulator has protein sequence MVNRKELDPDKSPAARFGQRLRQLRDERGWTQDELAARMGCSGTHISAVETGRRPPTPRFAASADKALGTGDRLERQERAVRNTAILEGFPEFVAHEVRAAEIRLFELGIIPGLLQTPEYAAAITTGAVRRGAITEQQAEERLSLFAQRQASLQRTPPPLVYVVLDESCIRRPVGGSRVMAEQLDQLIAFAELPSTVVQVAPFDLGERRAFDLPVTLVTLADRSQIAYAESAQQGRLERDMRFVQPLATAYHQMQAEALSQAASVAVIEQVRKGSL, from the coding sequence ATGGTGAATCGCAAGGAGCTGGACCCCGACAAGTCGCCCGCTGCCCGATTCGGGCAGCGTCTGCGCCAGTTACGTGACGAACGCGGCTGGACTCAGGACGAGCTGGCGGCTCGTATGGGGTGCTCCGGAACGCATATTTCTGCTGTGGAAACTGGTCGACGCCCACCAACTCCTCGCTTTGCTGCAAGTGCTGACAAAGCATTGGGAACAGGCGACCGACTCGAACGTCAGGAGCGGGCTGTCCGAAACACCGCGATACTCGAAGGGTTTCCGGAGTTCGTGGCGCACGAGGTGCGTGCGGCAGAGATCAGGCTCTTCGAACTCGGGATCATCCCCGGCCTGCTCCAGACACCGGAGTACGCCGCAGCCATCACCACAGGCGCCGTGCGACGCGGAGCGATCACGGAGCAGCAAGCAGAAGAGCGGCTGTCCCTATTTGCACAGAGGCAGGCGTCATTGCAGCGTACTCCGCCACCGTTGGTGTACGTCGTTCTCGACGAGAGCTGCATTCGGCGCCCCGTGGGCGGCTCCAGAGTCATGGCGGAACAACTGGACCAGCTCATCGCGTTCGCCGAGTTGCCCTCGACCGTCGTGCAAGTGGCTCCGTTCGACCTCGGGGAACGTCGTGCATTCGATCTACCTGTAACGCTGGTGACCCTTGCTGATCGGTCTCAGATTGCGTACGCCGAGTCTGCACAACAAGGGCGCCTGGAGCGCGATATGAGGTTCGTGCAGCCTCTGGCAACGGCCTACCATCAGATGCAAGCCGAAGCACTGTCCCAAGCGGCCTCTGTGGCCGTGATCGAGCAGGTACGAAAGGGCTCCCTGTGA
- a CDS encoding methyltransferase domain-containing protein, producing MIADTCQERPGWTELGRVLMSGGALLPEWAPSFRAVPRSAFLPELMWPFDMGAGASTAVSRADDPETWYRYADADVPVVTQWDDGRHVGHEPGQVSTSSASMPSVVFRMLRDLDVRPGHRVLEIGTGTGWNAALLAHRAGAENVVTVEVDGAVAGRARAALGRFGAAVRVIHGDGCEGHPGAAPYDRVVVTAGTRRVPFAWVEQTRPGGLIVVPWGTHYGNGDCVARLVVAPDGRSASGFFTGPVEFMKLRAQRLSPVVHGDYVVGGPEDRDTSSTRLTEDAFLGERFGPRRFAVGLRVPHCHHVVAEKRDGARPVWFYGLTDRSWACVMFRDGGTARVWQSGSRRLWDEAEAAHGWWEGEGRPGYERFGLTVTAEGQTAWLDTPDRAWPV from the coding sequence ATGATTGCCGACACGTGTCAGGAGCGTCCCGGCTGGACCGAACTGGGGCGCGTCCTCATGTCGGGCGGGGCTCTCCTCCCGGAATGGGCGCCTTCCTTCCGGGCCGTGCCCCGGTCGGCGTTCCTCCCCGAGCTGATGTGGCCCTTCGACATGGGTGCGGGGGCGAGTACCGCCGTGTCCCGCGCGGACGATCCGGAGACCTGGTACCGGTACGCGGACGCGGACGTGCCCGTGGTCACCCAGTGGGACGACGGGCGGCACGTCGGGCATGAACCCGGGCAGGTGTCCACGTCGTCGGCATCCATGCCGAGCGTGGTGTTCCGGATGCTCCGGGACCTGGACGTGCGCCCCGGGCACCGGGTGCTGGAGATCGGCACCGGGACCGGGTGGAACGCCGCCCTGCTGGCCCACCGGGCCGGTGCGGAGAACGTCGTCACGGTGGAAGTGGACGGGGCGGTCGCCGGGCGGGCGCGGGCCGCGCTGGGCCGGTTCGGGGCCGCGGTGCGGGTGATCCACGGGGACGGGTGCGAAGGCCACCCCGGGGCCGCCCCGTACGACCGGGTCGTCGTCACCGCCGGGACGCGCCGCGTCCCCTTCGCCTGGGTGGAGCAGACCCGGCCGGGCGGGCTGATCGTCGTTCCCTGGGGGACGCACTACGGCAACGGCGACTGCGTGGCCCGGCTCGTCGTCGCCCCGGACGGGAGGAGCGCGTCCGGGTTCTTCACCGGACCGGTCGAGTTCATGAAGCTCCGGGCCCAGCGGCTCTCCCCGGTCGTCCATGGTGATTACGTGGTGGGCGGCCCGGAGGACCGGGACACGTCGTCCACCCGGCTCACGGAGGACGCGTTCCTGGGGGAGCGGTTCGGTCCCCGGCGGTTCGCGGTCGGTCTCCGGGTGCCCCACTGCCACCACGTGGTGGCGGAGAAACGGGACGGAGCGCGGCCCGTCTGGTTCTACGGACTCACCGACCGCTCCTGGGCGTGCGTGATGTTCCGCGACGGCGGCACCGCCCGCGTCTGGCAGTCGGGTTCCCGCCGGCTCTGGGACGAGGCCGAGGCCGCACACGGCTGGTGGGAGGGCGAGGGGCGCCCCGGGTACGAGCGGTTCGGGCTCACCGTGACGGCGGAAGGGCAGACCGCTTGGCTGGACACCCCGGACCGGGCCTGGCCCGTCTGA
- a CDS encoding VOC family protein, with amino-acid sequence MTLHWKVVIDSTDPHAQAAFWGEALGHLVEDHSVLIERLLGFGAVPEDVTLMAHDRRAWRDLAGVRHPDDPYDEDSGAGLGRRLLFQRVPEAKTTKNRLHLDVHAEPGRREAEVERLVALGATVVREVADQGGTWTTLTDPEGNEFCVH; translated from the coding sequence ATGACCTTGCACTGGAAAGTCGTCATCGACTCGACCGACCCGCACGCCCAGGCCGCCTTCTGGGGCGAGGCCCTCGGCCACCTCGTGGAGGACCACAGCGTCCTGATCGAGCGGCTGCTCGGCTTCGGCGCGGTCCCCGAGGACGTGACGCTGATGGCGCACGACCGCCGCGCCTGGCGCGACCTCGCGGGGGTCCGCCACCCGGACGACCCGTACGACGAGGACAGCGGGGCGGGCCTCGGCCGGCGGCTCCTGTTCCAGCGCGTCCCGGAGGCCAAGACGACGAAGAACCGCCTCCACCTGGACGTGCACGCCGAGCCGGGCCGGCGCGAGGCCGAGGTCGAGCGCCTGGTGGCCCTGGGCGCGACGGTGGTCCGCGAGGTCGCGGACCAGGGCGGCACCTGGACGACGCTCACCGACCCGGAGGGCAACGAGTTCTGCGTGCATTAG
- a CDS encoding CGNR zinc finger domain-containing protein: MSESSTDAPGLVLHTPEGRPYRFDPGALCLELLPTGGHARYTAYEVLHTPDDLVRWAGESRLPGGLSLSVSEEELARTHELRAALWRLTADKAHGRALARSDLAVVNAVAAEPPLVPRIDPATGALAWAPGATGAALLSTVARDVVELFTGPYADRVRECGSDSCKLLFVDTSRPGRRRWCAMERCGNLHKVRAHRARHTPKES; the protein is encoded by the coding sequence ATGAGTGAGTCGTCAACGGACGCTCCGGGGCTGGTACTTCACACGCCGGAGGGCCGTCCCTACCGCTTCGATCCCGGCGCCCTGTGCCTGGAGCTGCTGCCCACCGGGGGGCACGCGCGGTACACCGCGTACGAGGTGCTGCACACCCCCGACGACCTGGTGCGCTGGGCGGGCGAGAGCCGGCTGCCGGGCGGGCTGTCCCTGTCGGTGAGCGAGGAGGAGCTGGCGCGGACGCACGAGTTGCGGGCCGCGCTGTGGCGCCTGACCGCCGACAAGGCGCACGGCCGCGCCCTCGCCCGGTCCGATCTCGCCGTGGTGAACGCGGTGGCGGCCGAACCGCCGCTCGTCCCCCGTATCGACCCCGCCACCGGGGCCCTGGCCTGGGCCCCGGGAGCCACCGGGGCCGCCCTGCTGTCGACGGTCGCCCGGGACGTGGTGGAGCTCTTCACCGGCCCGTACGCCGACCGCGTCCGTGAATGCGGCTCCGACAGCTGCAAGCTGCTCTTCGTCGACACCTCGCGGCCGGGCAGGCGGCGCTGGTGCGCGATGGAGCGCTGCGGAAACCTCCACAAGGTACGGGCCCACCGTGCCCGGCACACCCCGAAGGAGTCATGA
- a CDS encoding SRPBCC domain-containing protein — protein sequence MPTGLTKDAGWEIGVSRTLPLPPAAVWDFLTGREGVRLWLGPVEGAGGLPTEKGEPYRTADGVAGELRGHRPGSRIRLTHGSTTVQVTVSPAPGAGGAKSVLRFHQEHLASAAEREERRAHWRRVMDEVAGALC from the coding sequence ATGCCCACCGGACTGACGAAGGACGCGGGCTGGGAGATCGGCGTCTCGCGGACCCTGCCCCTGCCCCCGGCGGCCGTCTGGGACTTCCTCACGGGCCGGGAGGGCGTACGGCTCTGGCTCGGGCCGGTCGAGGGGGCGGGCGGGCTGCCCACGGAGAAGGGCGAGCCGTACCGCACGGCCGACGGGGTGGCCGGTGAGCTGCGCGGCCACCGCCCCGGCAGCCGGATCAGGCTCACCCACGGGTCCACGACCGTCCAGGTCACCGTCTCGCCCGCGCCCGGCGCGGGCGGCGCGAAGTCGGTCCTGCGTTTCCACCAGGAACACCTGGCGAGCGCGGCGGAACGCGAGGAGCGCCGCGCGCACTGGCGGCGGGTGATGGACGAGGTCGCCGGGGCGCTCTGCTGA
- a CDS encoding FAD-dependent monooxygenase — protein MPATAPVASELTSEPASAPVPVLVVGSGPTGLTLACDLARRSVDVRIIDRSEEFPRSSRAKGPNPRSLEVLEDLGIVDRVLAEGSAPLPMRKYRDGLPIADADPSAGVHPTPDAPYAHGRLIAQWQLEEILRDRLAEYGVHVELGTEAVGLSQGPGSVTVALADGRSIGARYVVGCDGGHSPVRKMLGLPFEGRTAEEQVMVCGDVEVEGLDRSLWHQWFDEDGAVMLCPIPGTRAGWWFQAGPERDGAGAPVPPSPESFRRLFAKHTRLPADRLTRAALLSTYRVNERMVDRYRVGRVLLAGDAAHVHPIAGGLGMNTGIQDAFNLGWKLARVATGRASSALLDTYEEERLPVAAWTLGVSSERLRATLEAIERPGGGLDTAITEQTTGLDRGYRWSSLSPAGATGAADAASDLRAGDRAPDAPCRDTATGGPVRLFEAFAGPHFTLLGFGPDTADALRAVEAAYGDTVRAYGVDAGAPRDLADDAGHARTAYGVGPGTGALVLVRPDNHVGLIAPATGSGAVEDYLDRLVGTAGAA, from the coding sequence ATGCCCGCGACAGCACCCGTCGCCTCCGAACTCACCTCCGAACCCGCCTCCGCACCCGTCCCCGTGCTCGTCGTCGGTTCGGGCCCGACGGGTCTGACCCTCGCCTGCGACCTGGCACGGCGCTCGGTCGACGTACGGATCATCGACCGGTCCGAGGAGTTCCCGCGCAGCTCGCGGGCCAAGGGCCCCAACCCCCGGTCCCTGGAGGTCCTGGAGGACCTGGGCATCGTCGACCGGGTGCTGGCGGAGGGTTCCGCGCCGCTGCCCATGCGCAAGTACCGCGACGGGCTGCCGATCGCCGACGCCGACCCGTCCGCGGGGGTGCACCCCACGCCGGACGCCCCGTACGCCCACGGCCGGCTGATCGCCCAGTGGCAGCTGGAGGAGATCCTGCGCGACCGGCTGGCGGAGTACGGCGTCCACGTCGAGCTGGGCACCGAGGCGGTCGGTCTGTCGCAGGGGCCCGGGTCCGTGACCGTCGCCCTGGCCGACGGCCGGAGCATCGGGGCGCGGTACGTGGTGGGCTGCGACGGCGGCCACAGCCCGGTGCGCAAGATGCTCGGCCTCCCGTTCGAGGGCAGGACGGCCGAGGAGCAGGTGATGGTCTGCGGGGACGTCGAGGTGGAGGGGCTCGACCGCTCCCTGTGGCACCAGTGGTTCGACGAGGACGGGGCCGTGATGCTGTGCCCGATCCCGGGTACGCGGGCGGGCTGGTGGTTCCAGGCGGGGCCCGAGCGGGACGGGGCGGGGGCGCCGGTGCCGCCCTCCCCGGAGAGCTTCCGGCGGCTGTTCGCCAAACACACCCGGCTGCCGGCCGACCGCCTCACCCGGGCCGCCCTGCTGTCCACGTACCGGGTCAACGAGCGCATGGTGGACCGCTACCGGGTGGGCCGGGTGTTGCTGGCCGGGGACGCCGCGCACGTCCACCCCATCGCGGGCGGGCTGGGCATGAACACCGGCATCCAGGACGCGTTCAACCTGGGCTGGAAGCTCGCCCGGGTCGCCACCGGCCGGGCGTCGTCCGCGCTGCTGGACACCTACGAGGAGGAGCGGCTGCCGGTGGCCGCCTGGACGCTGGGCGTCTCCTCGGAACGGCTGCGGGCCACCCTCGAAGCGATCGAGCGGCCGGGCGGCGGCCTGGACACGGCGATCACCGAGCAGACGACGGGGCTGGACCGGGGCTACCGCTGGAGCTCGCTCTCCCCCGCCGGTGCCACTGGTGCCGCCGATGCCGCAAGCGACCTGCGGGCCGGTGACCGCGCCCCCGACGCCCCCTGCCGCGACACGGCGACGGGCGGGCCGGTCCGCCTGTTCGAGGCGTTCGCCGGGCCGCACTTCACGCTGCTGGGCTTCGGCCCGGACACGGCGGACGCGCTGCGGGCGGTGGAGGCGGCGTACGGCGACACCGTGCGGGCGTACGGGGTGGACGCGGGAGCCCCGCGCGACCTGGCCGACGACGCGGGCCACGCCCGTACCGCGTACGGGGTCGGACCGGGCACCGGCGCCCTCGTGCTGGTCCGCCCCGACAACCACGTGGGGCTGATCGCCCCGGCGACGGGGAGCGGGGCGGTCGAGGACTACCTCGACCGGCTGGTGGGGACGGCCGGCGCGGCCTGA
- the rarD gene encoding EamA family transporter RarD, protein MKGNNEQRAGLLSGFAAYGMWGLVPLFWPLMKPAGAVEILAHRMAWSLGFVAIALLVLRRWAWIGELVRQPRKLALISVAAAVITVNWGLYIWSVNHDHVVEASLGYFINPLVTIALGVLVLGERLRPAQWVAVGIGAAAVLVLAIGYGRPPWISLTLAFSFALYGLVKKKVNMGGLESLTAETAVLFVPALGYLLWLGARGESSFTSEGLGHAALLASTGLVTAVPLVLFGAAAIRVPLSTLGLLQYLAPVFQFALGVLYFHEAMPPERWAGFALVWLALTLLTWDAFRTARRTRMRVREARPATERPEHREQRPSPSPVPHEATDTQI, encoded by the coding sequence GTGAAGGGGAACAACGAACAGCGGGCCGGACTCCTGTCCGGCTTCGCGGCGTACGGCATGTGGGGGCTCGTCCCGCTCTTCTGGCCGTTGATGAAGCCCGCCGGGGCGGTCGAGATCCTCGCCCACCGCATGGCCTGGTCCCTCGGGTTCGTCGCGATCGCGCTGCTGGTGCTGCGCCGCTGGGCCTGGATCGGCGAGCTGGTGCGCCAGCCCCGCAAGCTCGCCCTGATATCGGTGGCCGCGGCCGTGATCACGGTCAACTGGGGCCTGTACATCTGGTCCGTGAACCACGACCACGTCGTCGAGGCCTCGCTCGGCTACTTCATCAACCCGCTGGTCACCATCGCCCTGGGCGTGCTGGTCCTGGGCGAACGGCTGCGTCCCGCCCAGTGGGTGGCGGTGGGCATCGGTGCCGCGGCGGTGCTGGTGCTGGCGATCGGCTACGGGCGACCGCCGTGGATCTCGCTGACGCTGGCGTTCTCCTTCGCGCTGTACGGGCTGGTGAAGAAGAAGGTCAACATGGGCGGCCTGGAGTCGCTCACCGCCGAGACCGCCGTGCTGTTCGTGCCCGCGCTCGGCTATCTGCTGTGGCTGGGGGCGCGGGGCGAGTCGTCGTTCACCTCCGAGGGGCTCGGCCACGCGGCCCTGCTGGCCTCGACGGGCCTCGTCACGGCGGTCCCGCTCGTCCTGTTCGGGGCGGCGGCGATCCGGGTACCGCTCTCCACGCTGGGCCTGTTGCAGTACCTGGCGCCCGTCTTCCAGTTCGCCCTGGGCGTCCTGTACTTCCACGAGGCGATGCCGCCGGAGCGGTGGGCCGGGTTCGCCCTGGTGTGGCTGGCCCTCACCCTGCTGACCTGGGACGCGTTCCGGACGGCGCGGCGCACCAGGATGCGGGTGCGGGAGGCCCGGCCGGCGACGGAGCGGCCGGAGCACCGGGAGCAGCGGCCGTCGCCGTCCCCCGTTCCCCACGAGGCCACAGACACACAGATTTAG
- a CDS encoding SDR family oxidoreductase — MSIVVTGATGALGRLVVEELLATVPASGIAAVVRDAEKAAPLAGRGIELRVADYDRPESLKDAFRAGDRVLLISGSEVGRRVPQHTAVIGAAGAAGVAQLAYTGILGGPDADFRLADEHRATERLILESGLPHTFLRNGWYTENYTANLAPVLAHGAVVANAGEGRVASATRADYAAAAAAVLTGEGHIGAAYELSGDVAWSLAEYAAEVARATGKEIAYRNVPAAEHREILVGAGVPEPFAELLVDVDEAIGRGRLAGTSGDLARLIGRPTTPLAKTVAEAVAAA, encoded by the coding sequence ATGAGCATCGTCGTCACCGGAGCCACCGGAGCGCTCGGCCGTCTCGTCGTCGAGGAGCTGCTGGCCACCGTGCCCGCGAGCGGGATCGCCGCCGTCGTGCGCGACGCGGAGAAGGCGGCCCCGCTGGCCGGACGCGGCATCGAGCTCCGCGTCGCGGACTACGACCGGCCGGAGTCGCTGAAGGACGCCTTCCGGGCCGGCGACCGGGTGCTGCTCATCTCCGGCAGCGAGGTCGGCCGCCGCGTGCCGCAGCACACCGCGGTCATCGGGGCGGCCGGGGCGGCGGGCGTCGCCCAGCTCGCGTACACCGGCATCCTGGGCGGCCCCGACGCCGACTTCCGGCTGGCCGACGAGCACCGGGCCACCGAGCGGCTGATCCTCGAATCCGGCCTGCCCCACACCTTCCTGCGCAACGGCTGGTACACCGAGAACTACACGGCCAACCTCGCCCCGGTCCTGGCGCACGGCGCCGTCGTCGCCAACGCGGGCGAGGGCCGGGTCGCCTCCGCCACCCGCGCCGACTACGCAGCCGCGGCCGCCGCCGTACTGACCGGCGAGGGCCACATCGGCGCGGCCTACGAGCTGAGCGGCGACGTCGCCTGGTCGCTGGCGGAGTACGCGGCCGAGGTCGCGCGGGCCACCGGCAAGGAGATCGCGTACCGGAACGTCCCCGCCGCCGAGCACCGGGAGATCCTGGTCGGCGCCGGTGTGCCCGAGCCCTTCGCGGAGCTCCTCGTCGACGTCGACGAGGCGATCGGACGCGGCCGGCTCGCCGGCACGAGCGGTGACCTGGCCCGGCTGATCGGCCGCCCCACGACCCCGCTCGCCAAGACCGTGGCCGAGGCCGTCGCCGCAGCATGA
- a CDS encoding helix-turn-helix domain-containing protein — protein MDVSNRGRWPGVMANGEMCPSRLVLEHVTSRWGVLILVVLLERSYRFSELRREVGGVSEKMLAQTLQTLERDGFVHRDAKPVIPPRVDYSLTALGREAAERVDALGRWTESRLGAVQAARETYDAQKAHASRTS, from the coding sequence ATGGACGTAAGTAACAGGGGCCGGTGGCCCGGAGTGATGGCGAACGGGGAGATGTGCCCCTCCCGGCTGGTGCTCGAACACGTCACCAGCCGCTGGGGCGTCCTGATCCTGGTCGTGCTGCTGGAGCGCTCGTACCGCTTCAGCGAACTGCGCCGCGAGGTGGGCGGCGTCAGCGAGAAGATGCTGGCCCAGACCCTCCAGACGCTGGAGCGCGACGGCTTCGTGCACCGGGACGCGAAGCCGGTGATCCCGCCCCGGGTCGACTACTCGCTCACCGCCCTGGGCCGGGAGGCCGCCGAGCGGGTGGACGCGCTGGGGCGCTGGACGGAGAGCCGCCTGGGCGCGGTGCAGGCCGCGCGCGAGACGTACGACGCACAGAAGGCGCACGCCTCGCGCACCTCGTAG
- a CDS encoding 2-oxoacid:ferredoxin oxidoreductase subunit beta, translating to MKDFKSDQEVRWCPGCGDYAVLAAVQGFMPELGLAKENIVFVSGIGCSSRFPYYMNTYGMHSIHGRAPAIATGLATSRRDLSVWVVTGDGDALSIGGNHLIHALRRNVNLKILLFNNRIYGLTKGQYSPTSETGKITKSTPMGSLDAPFNPVSLALGAEATFVARTIDSDRKHLTGVLRAAADHPGTALVEIYQNCNIFNDGAFEALKDKDRAQEAVIRLEHGQPVRFGPDHTRGVVRNPDTGDLDIVTVTPDNEHRILVHDAHHPSPTTAFALSRLADPDTLHHTPIGVLRDIQRPVYDTLMADQLDTAVEQHGKGDLGALLAGNDHWTVVG from the coding sequence ATGAAGGACTTCAAGTCCGACCAGGAAGTGCGCTGGTGCCCCGGCTGCGGCGACTACGCCGTCCTGGCCGCCGTCCAGGGCTTCATGCCCGAACTCGGCCTCGCCAAGGAGAACATCGTCTTCGTCTCCGGCATCGGCTGCTCCTCCCGCTTCCCCTACTACATGAACACCTACGGGATGCACTCCATCCACGGCCGCGCCCCCGCCATCGCCACCGGCCTGGCCACCTCCCGCCGCGACCTGTCCGTCTGGGTCGTCACCGGCGACGGCGACGCCCTGTCCATCGGCGGCAACCACCTCATCCACGCCCTGCGCCGCAACGTCAACCTCAAGATCCTCCTGTTCAACAACCGCATCTACGGCCTCACCAAGGGCCAGTACTCCCCCACCTCCGAAACCGGCAAGATCACCAAATCCACCCCCATGGGCTCCCTCGACGCCCCCTTCAACCCCGTCTCCCTCGCCCTCGGAGCCGAAGCCACCTTCGTCGCCCGCACCATCGACTCCGACCGCAAACACCTCACCGGCGTGCTGCGCGCCGCCGCCGACCACCCCGGCACCGCTCTGGTCGAGATCTACCAGAACTGCAACATCTTCAACGACGGCGCCTTCGAGGCCCTCAAGGACAAGGACCGCGCCCAGGAAGCCGTGATCCGCCTCGAACACGGACAGCCCGTCCGCTTCGGCCCCGACCACACCCGGGGCGTCGTCCGCAACCCCGACACCGGCGACCTCGACATCGTCACCGTCACCCCCGACAACGAACACCGCATCCTCGTCCACGACGCCCACCACCCCTCCCCCACCACCGCCTTCGCCCTCTCCCGCCTCGCCGACCCCGACACCCTCCACCACACCCCCATCGGCGTCCTGCGCGACATCCAACGCCCCGTCTACGACACCCTCATGGCCGACCAGCTCGACACCGCCGTCGAACAGCACGGCAAGGGTGACCTCGGCGCGCTCCTCGCCGGCAACGACCACTGGACCGTCGTCGGCTGA